From a single Hippoglossus stenolepis isolate QCI-W04-F060 chromosome 2, HSTE1.2, whole genome shotgun sequence genomic region:
- the map2k7 gene encoding dual specificity mitogen-activated protein kinase kinase 7 isoform X1, whose amino-acid sequence MSSLEQRLSRIEEKLKLENEEARRRIDLNIDMSPQRSRPRPIIVIQLSPAPAPSQRAALQLPLANDGGSRSSSSESSPQHHPYPSRPRHMLTLPTPPYGLQKSLENAEINQKLQEIMKQTGYLKIDGQRYPAEVTDLISEGEIGSGTCGQVFKVRFKKTGHVIAVKQMRRTGNRDENKRILMDLDVVLKSHDCPYIIQCYGAIVTNTDVFIAMELMGTCAEKLKKRIQGPIPERILGKMTVAIVKALQYLKEKHGVIHRDVKPSNILLDDKGQIKLCDFGISGRLVDSKAKTRSAGCAAYMAPERIDPPDPTKPDYDIRADVWSLGISLVELATGQFPYKNCKTDFEVLTKVLQEDPPLLPLGMGFSLDFQAFVKDCLTKDHRKRPKYHQLLELSFIQRYEVLEVDVAGWFQTVMECTESPRSSQCYSHQHQLHSLFSR is encoded by the exons ATGTCGTCGCTGGAGCAGAGGCTGTCGCGAATCGAGGAGAAGCTCAAGCTGGAGAATGAAGAAGCTCGCCGGAGGATCGACCTGAACATCGACATGAGCCCGCAGCGGTCACGTCCCAGGCCCA TCATCGTGATCCAGCTCAGTCCTGCTCCAGCCCCTTCCCAGCGTGCAG CGCTCCAGCTGCCACTGGCCAACGACGGAGGCAGCCGGTCATCGTCTTCAGAGAGCTCGCCTCAGCACCACCCCTACCCCAGCCGCCCGCGACACATGCTCACCCTGCCCACACCCCCGTACGGCCTACAGAAGAGTCTAGAGAA TGCAGAGATTAATCAGAAACTGCAGGAGATCATGAAACAGACTGGTTATCTGAAGATTGACGGTCAG CGGTATCCAGCCGAGGTGACAGACCTGATTAGTGAGGGGGAGATCGGCAGTGGGACCTGCGGACAGGTTTTCAAAGTACGATTCAAGAAGACGGGCCATGTCATCGCTGTCAAA cAAATGCGTCGTACAGGAAACAGAGATGAGAACAAGAGGATTCTGATGGACCTGGACGTGGTGCTGAAAAGTCACGACTGCCCTTATATCATCCAATGCTACGGCGCCATAGTTACCAAC acggatgttttcattgccatGGAGCTAATGGGAACATGTGcggagaagctgaagaagagaATCCAGGGCCCCATCCCAGAGCGAATTCTAGGAAAGATGACAGTTGCA ATAGTAAAAGCGTTACAGTACCTAAAAGAGAAACACGGTGTCATTCACCGGGACGTCAAACCCTCCAACATCCTGCTGGATGATAAAGGTCAGATCAAACTTTGTGATTTCGGCATCAGTGGACGCCTCGTCGACTCCAAGGCCAAGACCCGCAGTGCTGGCTGTGCCGCCTACATGGCG CCAGAGAGAATAGACCCTCCAGATCCAACCAAACCTGACTATGACATCCGAGCAGATGTGTGGAGTCTTGGCATCTCTCTG GTGGAGCTGGCTACAGGACAGTTTCCCTACAAGAACTGCAAGACAGACTTCGAGGTTCTGACCAAAGTGCTGCAGGAAgatcctcctctgctgcctctcgGCATGGGCTTCTCCCTCGACTTCCAGGCCTTCGTCAAAGACTG CCTCACAAAGGATCACAGAAAAAGGCCAAAATATCACCAGCTGCTG GAGCTGAGTTTCATCCAGCGTTACGAGGTGCTGGAGGTGGACGTGGCTGGTTGGTTTCAGACGGTGATGGAGTGCACCGAGTCGCCTCGCAGCAGCCAGTGTTACAGCCATCAACACCAGCTCCACTCGCTCTTCAGTAGGTAG
- the map2k7 gene encoding dual specificity mitogen-activated protein kinase kinase 7 isoform X2 — protein MSSLEQRLSRIEEKLKLENEEARRRIDLNIDMSPQRSRPRPTLQLPLANDGGSRSSSSESSPQHHPYPSRPRHMLTLPTPPYGLQKSLENAEINQKLQEIMKQTGYLKIDGQRYPAEVTDLISEGEIGSGTCGQVFKVRFKKTGHVIAVKQMRRTGNRDENKRILMDLDVVLKSHDCPYIIQCYGAIVTNTDVFIAMELMGTCAEKLKKRIQGPIPERILGKMTVAIVKALQYLKEKHGVIHRDVKPSNILLDDKGQIKLCDFGISGRLVDSKAKTRSAGCAAYMAPERIDPPDPTKPDYDIRADVWSLGISLVELATGQFPYKNCKTDFEVLTKVLQEDPPLLPLGMGFSLDFQAFVKDCLTKDHRKRPKYHQLLELSFIQRYEVLEVDVAGWFQTVMECTESPRSSQCYSHQHQLHSLFSR, from the exons ATGTCGTCGCTGGAGCAGAGGCTGTCGCGAATCGAGGAGAAGCTCAAGCTGGAGAATGAAGAAGCTCGCCGGAGGATCGACCTGAACATCGACATGAGCCCGCAGCGGTCACGTCCCAGGCCCA CGCTCCAGCTGCCACTGGCCAACGACGGAGGCAGCCGGTCATCGTCTTCAGAGAGCTCGCCTCAGCACCACCCCTACCCCAGCCGCCCGCGACACATGCTCACCCTGCCCACACCCCCGTACGGCCTACAGAAGAGTCTAGAGAA TGCAGAGATTAATCAGAAACTGCAGGAGATCATGAAACAGACTGGTTATCTGAAGATTGACGGTCAG CGGTATCCAGCCGAGGTGACAGACCTGATTAGTGAGGGGGAGATCGGCAGTGGGACCTGCGGACAGGTTTTCAAAGTACGATTCAAGAAGACGGGCCATGTCATCGCTGTCAAA cAAATGCGTCGTACAGGAAACAGAGATGAGAACAAGAGGATTCTGATGGACCTGGACGTGGTGCTGAAAAGTCACGACTGCCCTTATATCATCCAATGCTACGGCGCCATAGTTACCAAC acggatgttttcattgccatGGAGCTAATGGGAACATGTGcggagaagctgaagaagagaATCCAGGGCCCCATCCCAGAGCGAATTCTAGGAAAGATGACAGTTGCA ATAGTAAAAGCGTTACAGTACCTAAAAGAGAAACACGGTGTCATTCACCGGGACGTCAAACCCTCCAACATCCTGCTGGATGATAAAGGTCAGATCAAACTTTGTGATTTCGGCATCAGTGGACGCCTCGTCGACTCCAAGGCCAAGACCCGCAGTGCTGGCTGTGCCGCCTACATGGCG CCAGAGAGAATAGACCCTCCAGATCCAACCAAACCTGACTATGACATCCGAGCAGATGTGTGGAGTCTTGGCATCTCTCTG GTGGAGCTGGCTACAGGACAGTTTCCCTACAAGAACTGCAAGACAGACTTCGAGGTTCTGACCAAAGTGCTGCAGGAAgatcctcctctgctgcctctcgGCATGGGCTTCTCCCTCGACTTCCAGGCCTTCGTCAAAGACTG CCTCACAAAGGATCACAGAAAAAGGCCAAAATATCACCAGCTGCTG GAGCTGAGTTTCATCCAGCGTTACGAGGTGCTGGAGGTGGACGTGGCTGGTTGGTTTCAGACGGTGATGGAGTGCACCGAGTCGCCTCGCAGCAGCCAGTGTTACAGCCATCAACACCAGCTCCACTCGCTCTTCAGTAGGTAG